TTTTGTCACTTAAACGCACAAATTCACAGCGATAGACGCACGTTACGTTCGCCACGTTTGGTCGACTAGCCGCGTGCTAGCAAAAGAGCTAACTGCCCCCCAAAAAGTGTTCCGTTTTGCTACTGCACTGTCATTAAGAGTCAGGCCGCAAAAGTCTTCGACGTATTTATGCacttaaaaaaattccatggatgttttaaaatatacagtaagcATTAAAGACTCAAACTAaaggcctgtgtgtgtgttttagtgaCATGATTGCTAAATGTTTGCTTGAGCAAGCTCAAATGAGAGCGGTCGACCTAAATTTGGTCTTGTGGGACAAAACTAGAACTTTATTTTAAACCcaggtgctctttttttttaattttttttatatgacatTAATTTCGAAATGCAGTTTTGAATACGTAGTTAACCGCAGTTGACACACAGTGGATGACCTTAAATGACACTCATAGGTGTTTGATTAGTAATGCCTGCTAATGAGCGCAGTGGTTCTCTTAAATTAGGGTTCGCCCGGAAGGTTCCGGGATTATGAGTGTACCCGGACGATCAAGCAGCATGTCAACAAAGCGAACCTGCGCTGTTTGCATTTTCCAATGTGTGAATGGCATTCAGAAATGTTGTGGAAACAGTCTCTCTTCCTCACCGAgccctgagcatctgacagttcctgaCCAAGAAGAAAACTGGGTTTCTGGAGCGACCTCCCTTCTCACCTGATTTGGCACTGTGAGATTCTTCCCcaccccacacattttcacaagctCAATGGGCTCAACAAGGGAAGACGTGGATGGAATCACGAAGTTCCGTTAGATTCCAAGGGGATTATTACCTCAAGTGGAAAACTTCCTAGAAGTCCTGGATCCGTCCTGACACACCTCGTATTCTGGCGTCATTGCAGTACAGAATGTATTTAACTGCACTTGGGCGTTAGGGGAGGCCAAATTTCCCCATTTGTGACCTTTAAGATTTCAAAATCTGATAGCATGACAGATGACCATGAGCTGCATAACTTTGAATCCAtgcagacaaaaagaaaaaaaattgggaagcACTTTGGtgttttgatatatttttagaaTAAGTTAAAAATGACTTGAGCAGTTATGCTAATAGTCTGTGTTTTATAAACAATACCATTTCTCCATCACTTTTAagttctgctttttttccctcaatggGCATTGTCGCAATTGACAAAAACTGAGGAAAAAGCACTGAGCTGAGGTCAGCCTGACatttcttctcccccccccctcgtagGTGTGAGCTGCGATGCTTGTTTGAAGGGAAACTTCCGGGGCAGACGCTTCAAGTGTCTCATCTGCTACGACTACGACCTGTGCGCGTCGTGCTACGAGAGCGGCGCAACCACGACACGACATACCACGGAGCACCCCATGCAGTGTATATTAACCAGGGTAGACTATGGTAAGCCTTGCGTTGTTTTTCTCTTCACTGTCATGTACAATGAGCCATTGGTTATAGTTAACACTTTTGCAAATGTCAGTCAGTCATACTTTTCTAAAAGTACAGTTGTTCCCAGCCTATGGAGCGCACCTGgtgcctcacccagtatatttgtaaaggaaataccatttggtacatacatacgccacagctgggTAAAAggcccaagtgcccacattaaaacacgagatatttacaaagaaagactgtacacagagtttaacgctagcgccgcgtcaaggctagcgccgccacgTTGACGCTAATgatagcgccgcactaacgcgaGCGTTGTGCTAACAgggacggtaaaaaaaaaagaaatgaaaaaatacaggtaaaaatcattgagacacagcagtaacacgctagcgcagagctaatagggccagaccggtaaaagtcacttccttggcacatatattccaccggtctctcacttaccttttccgctagagtgccccctatgggcagttagaaaaaaatgcacaaagtagCCACGCACCACAtcaactgcagggttgaaagcgtgtgaacaaAGTTggggcttataggctggaaattaccgTTGTTTGATTTCAAGAAAAAAGTGTCACCGTTTTATGATGTCAATGTGTTTTTAAGTATGAAGAAAAgcagtataaaaataaaacaaaaaactttgaagtagaagatttttatttatgagaTGAACTTGTATTGCTGACAAGAAAAGGGATACTTAaaagatcaattttttttaaacaggtgtatattttatttaaaaaaaaaaaaaattaaagtggggaaaaagtAGTTAATTTCCAAGCAAAAAGTAGCATTTTTTCTTCAGGCGAGTCATATTATgagtaaaatataatattttaaaaaagttcaatattttcaagataaaatgtgtatattttcaataaatgcaagcatttttttgggggggggagtcttattagaaaaaaatcacttaagaggaaaaaaagtggtgtTTTCAAACAAGTCACATCTAAAAGTTGTATGTTTTCAAGagtaattaataaatacaattcaTATTTAAGAAAGTTTCTAGTTTTCATTGAATCTATTATtagtttttaataaataaaccatATATTTCCAAGCAATAAGTCATATAACATGTACAAGAAGTACAtcgcacaaaaataaaattaaaaattttgtaTGTTGATAATCTATTCAATTCCAGTCCAGCAGCAGTGTTGCTTGTGTTAGTGGATACAAAAAAGAGAATAAAAGTActgagttttaattttgaatagAAATCTGATttgctttcatttgttttattgtggtTGGAAACAGAATCAGAAAGTGCTAATTAATCCTTTAGTACAGATACTTTTGACAATGGGACTTTGAAATCTCATATACTTTTATCCAGATTGAaattaacttttattttaattaaattattcattCTTCTGCCTTACCCCCTCATCggattgttttccttttttaatcattaaagtGGTTAGAATCTTCACGGATGACACGTCTGCTgtcaaaaatgtgatttgagaTGCTTTGCGCGTTTATTGAAGTGGGCGACATTTGGGGTAACCCCCGCGTGCCTAACGAAGTGTCTCTGCGGCCCTCGCAGATTTATTTTATGGCAACGACACCTTCTCGCTGGAGCAGCACCAGGCGTTCACGTGTCCTTACTGTGGCAAGATGGGCTTCACGGAGACGTCCTTGCAGGAACACGTCACCGCTGAGCACCCTGAGACCTCCACCGAGGTGGTGAGTACGCGccaccttttccactcaagaCCACCCTTGTtgattttttaaagattacaaATCGAGCCACCTAACTTTGTCTTTGTGTTATAGATCTGTCCAATATGTGCCGCCTTGCCCGGGGGGGATCCCAACCACGTCACAGACGACTTCACAGCCCACCTCACTCTCGAGCACAGAGCACCTAGAGATTTGATATCCTTTCGCAAACCTAACATCTTTAAATATACAGCTGAGGTCGGGAAGGTTTTAGACTGAGAGCCATAACcgggaaatattttaaaatgtaattccaaaagagccatccaacatttttaaaactaaatacaaatgtattcgtgcattttatgtaagaccaactcTTTAAGactacaataagtctctaaattcatttagaTAACATTATACTGTTTCTaccaaatgaggacaaaaatactttttatcaTGAAtgtgacttctttgctgatgtcTTAGTTgtctgtttcttcttctttcttgtttctctttcggcttgtcccggtaggggtcgccacacggGAAGTgcattccaagttttcacaatcagctggtctgcaggttgattttttttttttttttgttttttttcatttgtccccacttatgtgcgctcgccGACAGAGgaatgtctttatgtaaaaaataaataactaaaatccggtggtgggcagcgcataagcgctctgtcattataaaccacaatgataggctgcgtaaggactcacatttttaattatgagtgaggaggagggggcggtgcaaggtaaactaagaagtagagtgtgtggctgtCATCGGAGGCTGTACAtcaggtcgttgttagagaaagttatgtgtggtgccaaaatgttcaatgttttttttttggtcacgcaGTCGTGCGATCGACAAGAACGTCCTCACGAACAATCACGATGGACACATTCGGCACCCCTGctgtactgtatacagtatgtcattatgagggctctgcgagccacaCGGAACCACCAAAATAGCCAGGTGTGGCTCGCCAGCCgtaggttcccgacccccgatatacagtatgtagaaCACAAAATGGCTTCTTGCGTTGAACGGATGCTTCCTCTCTGCTTATAATTACCGACAGCAAGGTAAAAATCAAAGCCCTGCATTCatgtttttcatccatccatccattaaagCCAAATACCAGTTATGGGCGCCCTCCTTCACTCTCTCAATTTTTCACTACACAGTGAATAAAAGTGGTgtatatgttttaaaaaaaacctaatgCAAAAGACACTCACAGTTGATGATGaactaataataaataattggctcatttgagtcCGATCGATACAAGCAAGACTATATTGACAATGTTGTCAACATTGATTACAAACTAAAAAGATGATTGTCCATAATCGCACTTAAGTCTGAGTTGTTCGACATGACTGCCAATATAAAAGCCACTTgatgtttaatttgttttaatacGTCGAGAATTTTTGATTATGAGCCAAGCAGCTGGCCAATGATTGCCGAACAGTTTTTGATTGATAGACACACACCCCAGTCGGAATCTTCTGTTGAGGACACCGTAGACAAAACTAGCCACTCGTTGCTACTTTGTTTTAATGCGGCAAGCCCCAACAACATTGGCTTATCAACAAGGTAGATGATTGGCAATAATTTCCTAAATTGATTCTGATTGCTCGTTTGGTACCGTCACTGTCAACTTATGTGACAACATTTAATAATGcaatgtttcccaacctttattgatcCAAGGCACACATTTAAAATTATAAAGCGACAGTAGACCCCACCAAACCAAAAAGTCCCAAAGTATAGTCAAATAATGATCTTGCCTCGATTTGCATACAAACGTACTCTGTTTAAAGTGTGGCCTGCTaggttgaacacaaagctaatattctgttgtatgaatggcaaaatGTCTATACACAGGTTAGTTGTACTTTGTATCTCTAGTGCCTGTCAACAATATGTCACTGGCATGTAGAGAGAGACAATATTTCTAGTTAATTATATGATCATTTGTGTTTGGAAATCACTGTGATTGTGACTCGAGCAGATGAGTCACAATAATTTAACAATACCTCAAGTGCTACCATTTTATCAAGATGGGCCATTTGCCTATGAACGCTGCCAATTCACCATCTGATATCAATGCAGTGCTTTGATGACATCATGAGCTTTGTGAAAACACACAGGGTTACCTCGCTGTCTTTTGTcacaagctgaaagaagctcTTTATGGGCAACAGCTCCAAAATACACCTCTGCCTTTTCCACGCCACTATCACTCCTTAACGGACATTCGCTTCACGACGAGTCGAGCAGCGTCCGGCACGTGCGGCGGATGTTCCATCCCGGGCGGGGACTGGGGGGCCCCCGAGCGCGACGCACCAACATGCACTTTACCGGCGGCTCCGGGGGCGCTCTGTCTTCGTCCACGTCGTCATCGCAGAGCTCCACCTACACGCCCAGCAACAGGGAGGCCATGGACCCCATCGCAGGTAAGCGCTGCCGGCAAGCTTAAGATGGGTTGGCGCTCGAGTGAAGTGgccagaaaaaaatccatttcaaattttaataaaTTGAGTTATATGCTTGGTTACCAAATTAATTGGACTCATATGTTGTAGCTCAATTTCCCATGGCTGATGTTGTTGCACAACGGCATCCATTTTGACTCCCTTGCTTTAAGACACCCTCATGCTTGTAACGCtccaatgttgttgttttttttatgggtcatatttttacatttcatttcttttacaGCTGACAAAATTACCATTGGGactttgatttttgttgttgttgtttttacaatttttaatgaattatttatatacagtaaaccCTCGGTTCTCGATCATTCCCGTTTTCGAACAACTcgattttcgaacgaaaatttcaagattttttttttttttttgcttcggttttcgaacgaaaatcggtacctGAACGCTCCTGACAAAACgcagaaataacatattgcgctcGGCCAGATCAGCTggcccacgacgcgctttgttgtgaattccgaCGCCgctgaaaaaacccggaaataacataatgcgcactgcgcaagcagttgacccacccacaacgCGTTTTGTTAATGTCTATTCAAATgccccgtgaaaaaaaaaaaacggcaatgACATAAGGCGCGCAGCGacaccagcgcacttttgttattctgtataacgcagcttctgtacacacacacacgtgtcccggtagtgtcttgtttttcttctaaccgaggactaccgtattaacccccaatcatggatccaaagaaggcaagttgctggtttcaagttattctgcacctttgttaataaaaaaagtttataagGCTGTGGGCCGAGTCGCTAGAGATAGGGCAATGCACtaccagcctagcgtactctactactaaagtatacattttaagcaaaaaaaaaaaaaaaatacttatcatataaagtatttaaactatacatgtatttctactatgaatttatcaggaaaagctaaaaaaatgctttaaaaagacaaattttttagacttggagcgcataatttctttttccattaattgtaatgggaaacattaattggttttcaaacaaatcacttctcaaagcattttctggaacggattgtggttgagaactgaGGCGTCACTGTATAATTCAAAAATAGAAATCGAGGTAATTTCAGAACCTCCCctaccccacccccaaaaaaacgtaaCATTTTTTATACGTTTACTTTCAGAGTTGTTGTCACAGCTGTCCGGGGTGCGGCGCGCAGCGGGCGGCCAAATCAATTCATCGGGGCCTTCGGCGTCACAGCTGCAGCAGCTCCAGATGCAGCTGCAGCTAGAGCGGCAGCAGGCGCAGGCGGCACGCCAGCAGGTGGAGACAGGCCGTCACGCCGCCCGACGTGGCAACAACCCGGCCAACGCCGCCGGctcggccgccgccgccatccCGCCGCCCAGCGCGGCCCCCACTAGCACGGCCGCTCCGGCCGAAAGCAACCCCTCAACGTCATCCCACAATTCCCAGTTTCTATTAGCACGGTAAGTAGTTCTTTCTATTCGACAAAAATATACGAAGCTGATATGTTCCTTCATGTcagcaatatttttattattgtaatttgTGTCCAACACATTGAGAGGCACTTTTCATCTTGTAACCCTCTGCTTGATTGAACTAATGGAAGCAAAATAGTAGAAACTCGGTGTGAGCATTGCCATGATTATTGTTGCCGGTGTGCAGGCTGAACGAGTCCAAGTTGTCGGAGGTGGAGCGCCAGCTGGCGGAGGGCGAACGCGCCGACCGCAGCCTGTTCGTGCAGGAGCTGCTGCTGTCCACGCTCATGCGTGACGAGAGTTCGTCGTCCGACGAGGACGAGCGGCGGGACTTCGCCGACTTCGGCGCCATGGGTTGCGTTGACGTGATGCCCCTTGATGTGGCGTTGGAGCACCTGCAGCTCCGCGAGAGAGCTTCCGCCTCCAaggagccgccgccgcctcttTGATGTCCAGGCAGTGTACAGACTCTGTCCCAACTGCTGCAGTTGTCAGTGATGGACACCTCTCGCTCCCCCCAAGAAGCCCCACCTCCCattcaaaaaaatttttatttttttttttgggtgattgtATTGTCAGgcgatgttttttgttttttttccgttttgtttttacatgtacGCAAAACTCTAAGAAGCATCGTAGATGACATGAGACAATTTAATTGTCATGATATATGAATATAACGtgcacaaaatgcttttttgtgGTCACAAAATACGAAATTGTGGCCCCAATATGGACATAATTGCAGGGAAATACTTAAATTTGTGGCCAGAAAATTGGTATTTTCCACACAAAGTGCGTATTTTTGGccgcaaaatgtttatttgtggcTATGAAATGGTTATGTGTGTGAAACACTAAGTTGTTGCCAGGAAACCATGATAATGTCTGCCCAAAATACTAATTTGTGGAAACAAAATACTCATAACATGCGTCTAAAATGCTCATTTGTGGTACAATAGGTAcaatgccgtgaaaaagtatttgcccccccctcctgatttctgttttattGGATATCACAAAGGTTTGAAattatcaaaccaattttaatattgctcacagacaacccaaggaaatatgaaattcagtttttaaatgacagttCAATTTatgaaggcacaaaaaaatccaaaactttccgaccctttgtgaaaaagtaattgccccctgaacctaataacggGTTGTGTCACCATTAGCAGCAATAACGGGATCAACCGTTTGCCATCTTCGGTGAGGAGTCTTTCAGattgctctggaggaattttgtcccgctctttgcagaattgttttaatgTCACCATATTGGACGGTTTTCTCGCATGAAATGCCTGTTTAatgtcacaccacagcatcacAGTTGGATTTAAATGCAGACtgacttggccactctaaaatctgtgtctttttttttttttttttttttttacccattcagaggtggacttgctggtgtgtttcagatCGTTGTCTTGGTGCATGATACGAGAGCCCTTGAGTTAGAGGGCACGAACCGATGGCCGGACGTTCTTCAGGATTTTGCGGtgcacagcagaattcattgtttcttcaatcacagcaagttgtcccgGTCCTGAGGTaggaaagcagccccagaccatcacccTGCCACCACCATTCTTCACTGTTCGACCATTCTTGGCTGACAGCAGTGGTTTacgcctgggaactctcccatggatgccatttttggccagtgtctttcttatggtagggTCATGAACAATGACCTTAACTGAGACCAGCGAGCTCTTCTctgttcgaggttcttttgtgacgtGGGTGAGTGGCTGTCACACTCTTGGTCGTCCATTCCTGGGAGACTTTGCCATATTTCctagttttctccatttgtggattcCCACTTTGTGGAAAATGGCTCTGACGGTAgttcgctggagccccaaacCCTCGAAAATggttgtaaccttttccagactgattgatcactttttttttttcatttcttcttgaatttctttggattgtggcatgatgcatttgttctcgagatcttgtagcctacttcacgttctctgaGGGATTCTATTAGTGATTTCTTGTTTCAACAAGTATGGCCGTAATCAGGGTTGCATGTGGGTCGTGAAAATGAACCCAGCTTTCCCAAATTTGAGGTCAGTCACAGTGACATTGTGAGGatgggcaattactttttcacaaagggTGTGAAATGTTGGGATTTCTTTTTTGGTGCCttcaattgaattgtcatttgaaaactgcattttctatttccttgggttgtgtctgagtgatattaaaattggtttgatttgaaaccttcgtgtgtgatatgaaaaaaaaaaactgaaatcagaatggtggcaaatacatttttagggGACTGAATAATGTGCTTACGAAAAACCAATTCTTGCTCGCAGAAAGTGtgcacaaaatgcaaatttgcGATCACGAAATAGGTATGTCATTTACGCAAAATACGAGAAACGAGATACGTGAAATGGGTATAACATACTAGTCCCCTTCAAAAGTATGAAAGTATATGGTAAGGTCAATTagtttgttgtatactgaagacatttgtgtttcagatcaatgtgagagaaaacataaAAATTCCAGCTTTTTCTAATTTTTAAACTGGAGGGCACGCCAGTTATGTAAAAGTTTTTCCAGGCCACTAAtcagttgttttgtttcttggcCTTTCTCTGTTCAGTCTCCTTTTGaggaggtaaaatgcatactctattgggttaaggtaCCCAAAGGTCCCAAAGCCAAATAAGCGTCTTCAGtatagaacaaaaacaaagcagttGACCTTCCCCTTCCAATATTTTGGGATGGACATAGAAAGTTGTGATCCTGAAAGAGTTGTAACGTGTGCGCAAAATAATTTGTAGCAACCAAGTTGTTATAAACAGGCATATTAATTCTTGGGTTTACAATAGGAGTAACTCATCTTTTTAAAACTGAACCGCTTCTGTGGTAATCTGGTGATTAATGCAAAGGGCTACCAATTCAAAACACGCATGTTGCTCAATTGAACTTTAATATTGTGATTTCTCACAATTGTCAGCAATGAAAGGAAACAAATATCAGTATGCAGTACTTTAGCTCCATAAATCTGCACGTGG
This DNA window, taken from Syngnathoides biaculeatus isolate LvHL_M chromosome 17, ASM1980259v1, whole genome shotgun sequence, encodes the following:
- the kcmf1 gene encoding E3 ubiquitin-protein ligase KCMF1, whose amino-acid sequence is MSRHEGVSCDACLKGNFRGRRFKCLICYDYDLCASCYESGATTTRHTTEHPMQCILTRVDYDLFYGNDTFSLEQHQAFTCPYCGKMGFTETSLQEHVTAEHPETSTEVICPICAALPGGDPNHVTDDFTAHLTLEHRAPRDLDESSSVRHVRRMFHPGRGLGGPRARRTNMHFTGGSGGALSSSTSSSQSSTYTPSNREAMDPIAELLSQLSGVRRAAGGQINSSGPSASQLQQLQMQLQLERQQAQAARQQVETGRHAARRGNNPANAAGSAAAAIPPPSAAPTSTAAPAESNPSTSSHNSQFLLARLNESKLSEVERQLAEGERADRSLFVQELLLSTLMRDESSSSDEDERRDFADFGAMGCVDVMPLDVALEHLQLRERASASKEPPPPL